A single window of Culicoides brevitarsis isolate CSIRO-B50_1 chromosome 3, AGI_CSIRO_Cbre_v1, whole genome shotgun sequence DNA harbors:
- the LOC134833336 gene encoding serine, glycine and glutamine-rich protein has product MKFFVLAACLALAAARPEPPSGYSYSRPGGSGGHGGSSGGFSGGHGGGSGGFSGGGISGGGFGGGSSFGGGSSFGGGSSFGGSGFGGSSFGGSSGGFGGGSSFGSGGQTVVQKHIYVHVPPPEQEEVRVQRPLPAPVNQKHYKIIFIKAPSPPAYQAPIIPPAAQNEEKTLVYVLVKKPEEQQDIVIPTAAPTQPSKPEVYFIKYKTQKDSGSSGSFGGSSGGSFGGSSSGSFGGSGSSGSFGGLGGGLGGGSFGGSGHGGSDISGNFSSKTILMKKLF; this is encoded by the exons ATGAAATTCTTCGTCTTAGCAGCTTGTTTAGCTTTGGCTGCCGCTCGTCCTGAGCCACCAAGCGGTTACTCGTACTCACGCCCCGGTGGATCCGGCGGACACGGAGGTAGCTCAGGCGGATTCTCCGGCGGACACGGAGGCGGCTCGGGAGGCTTCTCCGGAGGCGGCATCTCAGGAGGTGGCTTCGGCGGAGGCAGCTCTTTCGGAGGCGGCAGCTCATTCGGTGGCGGAAGCTCTTTCGGAG GAAGTGGATTCGGTGGAAGCTCATTCGGCGGAAGCTCAGGAGGCTTCGGCGGTGGCAGCTCCTTCGGCAGCGGCGGACAAACCGTTGTCCAAAAACACATCTACGTCCATGTTCCTCCTCCAGAGCAAGAAGAAGTCCGTGTTCAACGTCCTCTTCCCGCTCCAGTGAACCAAAAACACTACAAAATTATCTTCATTAag gccCCAAGCCCACCTGCATACCAAGCACCAATCATTCCCCCAGCTGCCCAAAACGAAGAAAAGACCCTCGTCTACGTCTTGGTCAAGAAACCCGAAGAACAACAAGACATCGTTATCCCAACTGCTGCCCCAACACAACCCAGCAAACCCGAAGTTTACTTCATCAAGTACAAGACCCAAAAGGATtctg gCTCAAGCGGTTCATTCGGAGGCAGCAGCGGCGGATCATTCGGAGGCTCTAGCTCAGGCTCATTCGGCGGATCTGGATCAAGCGGCTCATTCGGAGGTCTTGGCGGAGGTCTCGGCGGTGGATCTTTCGGAGGATCTGGACATGGAGGTTCTGACATCTCTGgtaatttttcctcaaaaacaattctcatgaaaaaattattttaa